One genomic segment of Novosphingobium sp. RL4 includes these proteins:
- a CDS encoding MFS transporter produces MQSIGVPGAGAPEKGEKPTWVRQRIIALIFLITTINYADRSTFSIAGSEASRELGLDAVQTGFILSAFAWAYVAAQIPAGLLLDRFGTRRVYTIAIASWSLLTMLQGFAGLFALHVFAMLFVMRLLVGAAEAPSFPGNARLVIAWFPGSERGTASAIFNSAQYFSLVAFAPLMGWLVHSFGWRSVFWVMGAIGLAGAATFWRYIRSPMRHPAVNRAELDLIEQGGGLIHMDEGGRASRAPSLSDMRRLLANRMLAGIYLGQYCINVLTYFFVTWFPIYLVRERGMNIMEAGFAAALPALCGFVGGLIGGYVSDMLLKRTGSLDIARKVPLTVGMVLATAIIACAFVEAQWLVISLMALAFFGKGVASLGWAVMSDVAPREQSGVANGLFNMFGNMAGIVTPIVIGYIVATTGSFDWALGFVGLHCLLTIVAFLVIAGPIRRVTLAD; encoded by the coding sequence ATGCAGAGCATCGGCGTGCCCGGCGCAGGGGCGCCGGAAAAGGGCGAAAAGCCGACCTGGGTACGCCAGCGGATCATCGCGCTGATCTTCCTCATAACGACCATAAACTACGCGGATCGCTCGACTTTTTCGATAGCGGGCAGCGAGGCGTCGCGGGAGCTGGGGCTCGATGCGGTGCAGACCGGATTCATCCTTTCCGCCTTCGCCTGGGCTTATGTCGCGGCGCAGATTCCGGCGGGGCTGCTGCTCGACCGCTTCGGCACGCGGCGGGTCTACACGATCGCCATCGCCTCCTGGTCGCTGCTGACGATGCTCCAGGGCTTTGCGGGGCTTTTCGCACTCCACGTCTTCGCGATGCTCTTTGTCATGCGGCTGCTGGTGGGGGCGGCGGAAGCGCCGTCTTTCCCCGGAAATGCGCGGCTCGTGATCGCCTGGTTCCCCGGTAGCGAGCGCGGAACGGCCTCGGCGATCTTCAATTCCGCGCAGTATTTCTCGCTGGTCGCCTTTGCCCCGCTGATGGGCTGGCTGGTCCATTCCTTTGGCTGGCGCAGCGTATTCTGGGTGATGGGCGCGATCGGCCTTGCCGGTGCGGCCACCTTCTGGCGCTACATCCGCAGTCCGATGCGGCATCCGGCGGTGAACCGCGCCGAACTCGACCTTATCGAGCAGGGCGGCGGCCTCATCCACATGGACGAAGGCGGCCGTGCTTCCCGCGCGCCGAGCCTTTCGGACATGCGCCGCCTGCTGGCCAACCGCATGCTCGCGGGTATCTATCTCGGCCAGTACTGCATCAACGTGCTGACCTACTTCTTCGTGACATGGTTCCCGATCTACCTCGTGCGAGAGCGGGGCATGAACATCATGGAAGCCGGTTTCGCCGCGGCACTTCCGGCGCTCTGCGGCTTCGTCGGCGGACTGATCGGCGGCTATGTGTCGGACATGCTGCTGAAGCGGACCGGGTCGCTCGATATCGCGCGCAAGGTGCCCCTCACCGTGGGGATGGTCCTGGCGACCGCGATCATCGCCTGTGCCTTCGTGGAGGCGCAGTGGCTGGTCATCTCGTTGATGGCGCTGGCTTTCTTTGGAAAGGGCGTGGCATCGCTGGGTTGGGCGGTGATGTCCGACGTGGCCCCGCGCGAACAGTCGGGCGTGGCCAATGGACTGTTCAACATGTTCGGAAACATGGCCGGGATCGTGACCCCGATCGTGATCGGCTACATCGTTGCCACGACGGGCTCGTTCGACTGGGCCCTCGGGTTCGTCGGCCTGCACTGCCTGCTGACGATTGTCGCCTTCCTGGTCATCGCAGGACCGATCCGCCGGGTTACACTGGCGGATTGA
- a CDS encoding helix-turn-helix domain-containing protein: MVESENRMDFSPNLLPNGNERDDPGGAAVPRYILYGDASERPDWFVNIEPLDKRCRERGWLIKPHTHPRMTQVVFCAAGSGTMTIEGDTAPFAPGCVMVVPPHRIHGFHYAEAANGWVITIETHYLDDLLVRAPELRRVLKEPGVFALSQDGLAEVSPTMERMANELQSARKGGAIGAEIQLMSVLLLFLRLWPSDDRAAPVLGSRADLVRRFRELVERSYRAQPLLPDLAGELGVSVSQLRLACKTVAGISPIEIVHDRLLSEAKRCLSYTPMSVTEIADWLGFSDVGYFSRFFTKLASVPPTAFRRQHGAAF; this comes from the coding sequence ATGGTGGAATCTGAAAATCGGATGGACTTTTCGCCAAACTTATTGCCGAACGGTAACGAACGTGACGATCCCGGCGGTGCTGCGGTCCCGCGCTACATCCTGTATGGCGATGCCAGCGAACGGCCGGACTGGTTCGTCAATATCGAACCGCTGGACAAGCGCTGCCGTGAACGGGGCTGGCTGATAAAGCCGCATACGCACCCGCGCATGACCCAGGTCGTGTTCTGCGCGGCGGGCAGCGGCACCATGACGATCGAAGGCGATACCGCGCCTTTCGCACCGGGCTGCGTCATGGTCGTGCCGCCGCACCGGATCCACGGATTCCACTACGCCGAAGCCGCGAACGGCTGGGTGATCACGATCGAGACGCACTATCTCGACGACCTTCTCGTCCGTGCGCCGGAACTGCGGCGCGTGCTGAAGGAGCCGGGCGTCTTCGCGCTGTCGCAGGACGGCCTTGCCGAAGTTTCGCCGACGATGGAGCGCATGGCCAACGAACTCCAGAGCGCGCGCAAGGGCGGGGCGATCGGCGCGGAAATACAGCTCATGTCGGTACTGCTGCTGTTCCTGCGGCTATGGCCGTCGGACGACCGCGCCGCGCCCGTGCTCGGCAGCCGCGCCGATCTGGTCCGGCGCTTCCGCGAACTGGTGGAGCGCAGCTACCGCGCCCAGCCGCTCCTGCCCGATCTTGCCGGCGAACTCGGCGTCAGCGTTTCGCAGCTCAGGCTGGCGTGCAAGACGGTGGCGGGCATCTCCCCCATCGAGATCGTCCACGACCGCCTGCTGTCGGAAGCCAAGCGCTGCCTCAGCTACACCCCGATGAGCGTGACCGAGATTGCCGACTGGCTGGGCTTCAGCGACGTCGGTTATTTTTCGCGTTTCTTCACCAAACTGGCCTCGGTTCCGCCCACGGCGTTTCGCCGGCAGCACGGTGCCGCTTTCTGA